From one Haloarcula sp. DT43 genomic stretch:
- the lrpA1 gene encoding HTH-type transcriptional regulator LrpA1, with protein sequence MSAESTERRILSVLEEDAQASYAEIAERADVSKPTVRKYIQKLEEEGVIVGYSADVDPKKLAGQSIALVGIDVASDCYVEATRNLKDIPEMEELYTSSGDHMLMAEVRAIDGDSLADVIEDKILALDGVTAAHPSFLQERLK encoded by the coding sequence ATGAGTGCCGAGTCCACGGAGCGTCGAATCCTGTCGGTCCTCGAAGAGGACGCACAGGCCTCGTACGCAGAAATCGCGGAGCGTGCCGACGTATCGAAACCGACGGTTCGGAAGTACATCCAGAAGCTCGAAGAGGAGGGCGTCATCGTCGGCTACTCGGCCGACGTCGACCCGAAGAAGCTTGCGGGGCAGTCGATTGCCCTCGTCGGCATCGACGTGGCGAGCGACTGCTACGTCGAGGCCACCCGGAACCTCAAGGACATCCCGGAGATGGAGGAACTGTACACGTCGAGCGGCGACCACATGCTGATGGCGGAGGTCCGGGCGATAGACGGGGACTCGCTGGCCGACGTCATCGAGGACAAGATTCTCGCGCTCGACGGCGTTACCGCCGCGCATCCGTCGTTTCTGCAGGAACGGCTGAAGTGA
- a CDS encoding thiamine pyrophosphate-dependent enzyme, with the protein MSAFSAIGEEREIDRDEFTPGIEPQATWCPGCGDFGVLKALKQAMPEVGKNPDEVALFTGIGCSGKLNSYFNSYGFHTIHGRSLPVARAAKLANPNLEVIAAGGDGDGYGIGGNHTIHTARENHDMTYIVFNNEIFGLTKGQTSPTSPKGHKSKTQPHGSAKSPIRPLSQQLNAGATYIARTAAVNPNQAKEIIAEAIEHDGFAHIDFLTQCPTWNKDAKHYVPYTDVQQSDEFDFDVSDRAEAAEMMRKTEERLYEGEVLTGRMYVEDERPSYGQEKRAIGEMPEEPLAERYFDEDAEWERTYDNLLEHHK; encoded by the coding sequence ATGAGTGCATTCAGCGCAATCGGCGAGGAACGAGAGATAGACCGAGACGAGTTCACACCCGGCATCGAACCGCAGGCGACCTGGTGTCCGGGCTGTGGCGACTTCGGCGTCCTCAAGGCGCTCAAGCAGGCCATGCCGGAAGTCGGCAAGAACCCCGACGAGGTCGCGCTGTTCACCGGCATCGGCTGTTCGGGCAAGCTCAACAGCTACTTCAACAGCTACGGCTTCCACACCATCCACGGCCGCTCGCTGCCCGTCGCCCGGGCCGCGAAGCTCGCCAACCCCAACCTCGAAGTCATCGCGGCCGGCGGGGACGGCGACGGCTACGGTATCGGCGGGAACCACACCATCCACACGGCCCGTGAGAACCACGACATGACCTACATCGTGTTCAACAACGAGATTTTCGGGCTGACCAAGGGCCAGACGTCGCCGACGTCGCCGAAGGGCCACAAGTCCAAGACACAGCCCCACGGGTCGGCGAAGTCGCCGATTCGGCCCCTGTCCCAGCAGCTCAACGCCGGCGCGACCTACATCGCCCGAACCGCCGCCGTGAACCCGAACCAGGCCAAGGAAATCATCGCCGAGGCCATCGAACACGACGGCTTCGCGCACATCGACTTCCTGACCCAGTGTCCGACCTGGAACAAGGACGCGAAACACTACGTCCCGTACACGGACGTCCAGCAGTCCGACGAGTTCGACTTCGACGTCTCGGACCGGGCGGAAGCCGCCGAGATGATGCGAAAGACCGAGGAGCGCCTCTACGAGGGCGAAGTGCTGACCGGCCGGATGTACGTCGAGGACGAGCGCCCCTCCTACGGACAGGAGAAACGCGCCATCGGCGAGATGCCCGAGGAACCGCTCGCGGAGCGGTACTTCGACGAGGACGCCGAGTGGGAGCGGACCTACGACAACCTCCTCGAACACCACAAGTAA